From the Cryptomeria japonica chromosome 2, Sugi_1.0, whole genome shotgun sequence genome, one window contains:
- the LOC131051555 gene encoding uncharacterized protein LOC131051555, with the protein MVQKLDLFVEVMASANCSSSSLGKRKQRNDFVSAVNTKLEVETTDLVGNATQIPSGLTPIRFNPSCRSETENKFEEEECCVTPKSEEHKIPSMTVCPPASRKPKSAPLKRNPAIISRRRAIHVPSDSPDLELLFGSDLTKDHQHQKKKHKKNESSSSKREESQN; encoded by the exons ATG GTGCAGAAATTAGATTTGTTTGTTGAGGTGATGGCTTCTGCAAATTGTTCTTCCTCATCGTTAGGGAAGAGAAAGCAAAGAAATGATTTTGTCAGTGCTGTTAATACAAAACTAGAAGTGGAAACAACAGATTTAGTAGGGAATGCAACACAAATCCCCAGTGGCTTGACACCCATTAGATTCAATCCATCTTGCAGATCTGAGACAGAAAATAAGtttgaagaagaagaatgttgtgtGACACCCAAGTCTGAGGAACACAAGATACCCTCAATGACAGTGTGCCCTCCTGCATCTCGCAAACCCAAATCAGCTCCTCTAAAGAGAAATCCTGCAATTATATCACGTCGCAGAGCAATTCATGTTCCTTCGGATTCTCCTGATTTGGAGTTACTTTTCGGTTCAGATCTGACCAAAGATCACCAGCATCAgaagaaaaagcacaaaaaaaatgAAAGCAGTTCAAGTAAGAGAGAAGAGAGTCAAAATTAG